Proteins encoded together in one Ictidomys tridecemlineatus isolate mIctTri1 chromosome 3, mIctTri1.hap1, whole genome shotgun sequence window:
- the Trex1 gene encoding three-prime repair exonuclease 1: MGSQAPPPGPMQTLIFLDLEATGLPFSQPKVTELCLLAVHRCALENTLTSQGSPPTVPLPPRVADKLSLCVAPGKACSPAASEITGLSTAVLAAHGRQRFDNNLANLLQAFLQRQPQPWCLVAHNGDRYDFPLLQAELAMLGLASILDGAFCVDSIAALKALEQASNPSEHGPRKSYSLGSIYTRLYGQAPVDSHTAEGDVLALLSICQWKPKALLQWVDTHAKPFHTIRPMYGVTASSGTNPKRSAVTATTPLATTKNASPSIGESRRPKAITSTVVPGIPPREGLLAPLGLLAFLTLAIATLYGLSLATPGQ, translated from the coding sequence ATGGGCtcacaggccccacctcctggTCCCATGCAGACCCTCATCTTCTTGGACCTGGAGGCCACTGGCCTGCCGTTCTCCCAACCCAAGGTCACGGAGTTGTGCCTGCTGGCTGTCCACAGATGTGCCCTGGAGAATACTCTCACCTCTCAAGGGTCACCACCCACAGTGCCCCTGCCACCACGCGTGGCAGACAAGCTTTCACTGTGCGTGGCTCCTGGAAAAGCCTGCAGTCCTGCAGCCAGCGAGATCACAGGTCTGAGCACAGCTGTGCTCGCAGCACATGGGCGTCAACGCTTTGATAACAACCTGGCCAACCTGCTCCAAGCCTTCCTGCAGCGCCAGCCACAGCCTTGGTGCCTGGTGGCACACAACGGTGACCGCTACGACTTCCCCCTGCTCCAGGCAGAGTTGGCTATGCTGGGTCTTGCCAGTATTTTGGATGGTGCTTTCTGTGTGGACAGCATTGCTGCCCTGAAGGCCTTGGAACAAGCTAGCAACCCCTCAGAGCATGGCCCAAGGAAGAGCTACAGCCTGGGCAGTATCTATACCCGCCTATATGGGCAGGCCCCAGTGGACTCACACACGGCTGAGGGTGATGTTTTAGCTCTGCTTAGCATATGTCAGTGGAAGCCAAAGGCCCTGCTGCAGTGGGTGGATACTCACGCCAAGCCCTTTCACACCATCAGGCCCATGTATGGGGTCACAGCCTCTTCTGGGACCAACCCAAAACGGTCTGCAGTCACAGCCACTACACCCTTAGCCACTACCAAGAATGCTAGCCCCAGCATTGGTGAAAGCAGAAGACCCAAGGCTATTACTTCAACAGTAGTCCCTGGAATCCCACCCCGGGAGGGGCTGCTGGCCCCTCTGGGCCTGCTGGCCTTCCTCACCTTGGCGATAGCCACGTTGTATGGACTATCCCTGGCCACACCTGGGCAGTAA
- the Shisa5 gene encoding protein shisa-5 isoform X3, whose product MGFGATVAIGLTIFVLSVVTIIVCFTCSCCCLYKMCRRPRPVVTTTTATTVVHAPYPQPPSVPPSYPGPTYQGYHPMPPQPGMPAAPYPTQYPPPYPAQPMGPPAYHETLAGGAAMPYPASQPPYNPAYMDPPKAAP is encoded by the exons ATGGG GTTTGGAGCAACTGTAGCCATTGGCCTCACCATCTTTGTGCTCTCGGTTGTCACCATCATCGTCTGCTTCACCTGCTCCTGCTGCTGTTTGTACAAGATGTGCCGCCGACCACGTC CCGTTGTGaccaccaccactgccaccactgTGGTGCATGCACCTTACCCTCAGCCTCCAAGTGTGCCCCCCAGCTATCCTGGACCAACATACCAGGGCTACCATCCCATGCCCCCGCAGCCAGGGATGCCAGCAGCACCCTACCCGACACAGTACCCACCACCCTATCCAGCCCAGCCCATGGGCCCACCAGCCTACCATGAGACCTTAGCTG GAGGTGCAGCCATGCCATACCCTGCCAGCCAGCCTCCTTATAACCCAGCCTACATGGATCCCCCAAAGGCAGCCCCCTGA